A single Leptolyngbya ohadii IS1 DNA region contains:
- a CDS encoding MBL fold metallo-hydrolase, with product MSVVDPSARRTSLPLSSEQPFSSADGLTVRFWGVRGEVPTPGNDMVQYGGNTPCVELQAGQQRLIFDGGTGLRVLGKQLLQEMPTQAHLFFTHTHWDRIQGFPFFQPAYQEGNCFEIYGAIAQNGASIKQRLYDQMLRPNFPVPLQMMRSELRFHDIASGQKIAIEDEVEVEPLFLNRLTSALGYRISWKGHAIVYATDIEPSGEQVGQKLCYLAQGAELLILDVSSTDSGVSVSSGIDDSLDEMIQRQVALWSAGIEAATAAQVKQIVLFHYDPAYDDVILERIEAQTQAKFPQVKFAREGMVLPVV from the coding sequence ATGTCAGTCGTTGATCCGTCTGCTCGTCGCACGTCACTACCGCTTTCCAGCGAGCAACCGTTCAGCAGTGCCGATGGATTGACGGTCCGCTTTTGGGGGGTGCGGGGCGAAGTGCCAACTCCCGGCAACGACATGGTTCAATATGGCGGAAATACTCCCTGTGTGGAACTGCAAGCTGGTCAGCAACGGCTGATTTTTGATGGAGGGACTGGGCTGCGGGTGTTGGGCAAGCAGCTGCTTCAGGAAATGCCTACCCAGGCACATCTATTTTTTACCCATACCCACTGGGATCGAATTCAGGGATTTCCCTTTTTTCAGCCTGCCTACCAGGAAGGCAACTGTTTTGAAATCTATGGCGCGATCGCCCAAAATGGCGCTTCGATAAAGCAGCGACTCTACGATCAAATGCTGCGTCCCAATTTCCCCGTGCCGCTCCAGATGATGCGATCGGAGCTGCGATTTCACGACATCGCCTCTGGTCAAAAAATTGCGATCGAAGATGAAGTTGAAGTTGAACCGCTGTTTCTCAACCGTTTGACCAGTGCGTTGGGCTATCGCATTAGCTGGAAAGGACATGCCATTGTTTACGCCACAGATATTGAACCCAGCGGCGAACAGGTTGGGCAGAAACTCTGCTATTTAGCACAGGGCGCGGAATTGCTGATTCTGGATGTGTCCAGTACCGACTCAGGGGTGAGTGTGTCGTCCGGTATCGATGATTCCCTGGATGAGATGATCCAGCGGCAAGTCGCGCTATGGAGTGCCGGGATTGAAGCAGCAACCGCCGCCCAGGTTAAGCAAATTGTCCTGTTTCACTACGATCCTGCCTACGACGACGTGATTTTGGAGCGGATTGAGGCACAAACCCAGGCAAAATTTCCGCAGGTCAAGTTCGCCCGTGAAGGAATGGTTCTGCCAGTAGTCTAG
- a CDS encoding inorganic diphosphatase — protein sequence MDLSRIPPQPKPGLLNVLIEIPGGSKNKYEFDKDLNAFALDRVLFASVQYPFDYGFVPNTLADDGDPLDGMVMMDQPTFPGCVIAARPIGMLEMIDGGDRDEKILCVPDKDPRYAGIKSLKDVAPHRLDEVAEFFRTYKNLEKKVTEILGWKDVDQVMPLVEKCIQAAK from the coding sequence GTGGATTTATCGCGCATTCCCCCCCAGCCCAAGCCCGGACTGCTAAACGTTTTGATTGAGATTCCGGGCGGCAGCAAAAACAAGTATGAGTTCGACAAAGATCTGAATGCCTTCGCGCTCGATCGCGTTCTCTTTGCCTCGGTGCAGTATCCCTTTGACTATGGCTTTGTGCCCAATACGCTGGCAGATGATGGCGACCCGCTGGATGGCATGGTGATGATGGATCAACCCACCTTCCCCGGCTGTGTCATTGCTGCCCGTCCGATTGGAATGCTGGAAATGATCGATGGCGGCGATCGAGACGAGAAGATTCTCTGCGTGCCGGACAAAGACCCGCGCTATGCCGGGATCAAATCGCTGAAGGATGTGGCACCCCATCGTCTGGACGAAGTTGCCGAATTCTTCCGCACCTACAAAAACCTGGAGAAAAAGGTGACGGAGATTCTGGGCTGGAAAGATGTAGATCAGGTCATGCCGCTCGTAGAAAAGTGCATTCAGGCGGCGAAGTAG
- a CDS encoding VOC family protein has translation MMHHASIRTANIYRAIAFYEQLGFQVCERFTAGITLACWMEGMGGRIELLQVPEPRPAADAFGDENYTGYYHLSFDLTAMTDDLPAWLDRLKNQFDKAACDSDQVQPLKILLEPTQQIIGDRVYEVAFIADSDGLPLEFLRVMSQRTATEIPPRQP, from the coding sequence ATGATGCACCACGCCTCAATTCGGACGGCGAATATCTATCGGGCGATCGCCTTCTACGAGCAGCTTGGCTTCCAGGTCTGCGAACGGTTCACGGCGGGAATCACGCTTGCCTGCTGGATGGAGGGTATGGGTGGGCGAATTGAACTGCTCCAGGTTCCCGAACCCCGTCCGGCGGCAGATGCTTTTGGTGACGAGAATTACACAGGATACTATCACCTGTCCTTCGACCTCACCGCAATGACGGATGACTTACCCGCCTGGCTCGATCGCCTGAAAAACCAATTCGACAAAGCCGCCTGTGATTCCGATCAAGTTCAACCACTGAAAATCTTGCTAGAACCAACTCAGCAAATAATTGGCGATCGGGTGTATGAAGTGGCTTTTATTGCGGATTCCGATGGTTTACCCCTGGAGTTTCTTCGGGTGATGTCCCAGCGCACCGCTACGGAGATCCCACCTCGTCAACCTTGA
- a CDS encoding TIGR02652 family protein, which yields MNTALQYPIFGPEIQCPHCRQTIPALTLTDTYLCQRHGAFEANPKTNELVHLQSGRHWRQWNNEWYRQHTHPDGIRFEIHEALDRLYTQGYRATRVIIARRYKDLISTYLERSTPWRGQPDAPRPRLYGLPVEFSPDPTEEPCWDVINFDLEKEPGAPVRYPYFRLFE from the coding sequence ATGAATACAGCTTTACAATATCCAATTTTCGGTCCCGAAATTCAGTGTCCCCATTGTCGGCAAACGATTCCGGCACTTACCCTGACGGATACCTATCTCTGTCAGCGGCACGGTGCGTTTGAGGCAAATCCTAAAACCAACGAGCTGGTTCATCTCCAGTCCGGACGGCACTGGCGGCAGTGGAACAATGAGTGGTATCGCCAGCATACCCACCCGGACGGCATTCGTTTTGAAATCCACGAAGCCCTCGATCGCCTTTACACTCAGGGCTATCGGGCGACTCGCGTAATTATTGCCCGTCGGTACAAAGATTTAATCAGCACCTACTTGGAGCGCAGCACCCCCTGGCGCGGTCAACCGGATGCGCCCCGTCCTCGCCTTTATGGGCTACCCGTGGAGTTTAGCCCTGATCCAACAGAGGAGCCCTGCTGGGATGTGATCAATTTTGACCTGGAAAAGGAACCGGGCGCTCCCGTGCGCTATCCCTATTTTCGATTGTTTGAATAG
- a CDS encoding gamma carbonic anhydrase family protein yields the protein MSDSDEFQQTPSFWDMPDLSQAAFIAPNATVMGRVELHPGVSIWYGAVVRGDVERITIGRSTNIQDGAILHGDPGEPTILEEFVTIGHRAVVHSAHIERGCLIGIGAIVLDGVRVGAGSIVGAGAVVTKDVPPRSLVVGIPGKVLREISEAEAEDLIEHARKYEKLALVHAGRGKDLGFC from the coding sequence GTGAGCGATTCTGATGAGTTTCAGCAAACCCCATCATTCTGGGATATGCCTGACCTGTCTCAAGCCGCCTTTATTGCTCCTAATGCTACCGTAATGGGTCGCGTTGAGCTTCATCCTGGAGTCAGTATTTGGTACGGAGCTGTCGTGCGGGGAGACGTAGAGCGAATTACGATCGGGCGATCGACCAATATTCAGGACGGCGCAATTCTGCACGGCGATCCAGGCGAACCCACAATTCTGGAGGAATTTGTCACGATCGGGCATCGGGCGGTGGTTCACAGTGCCCATATTGAGCGGGGCTGTCTCATCGGCATCGGGGCGATCGTGCTGGACGGGGTGCGGGTCGGGGCAGGCAGCATTGTGGGCGCAGGGGCAGTTGTAACAAAAGATGTGCCGCCGCGATCGCTGGTGGTGGGCATTCCAGGCAAGGTGCTGCGTGAGATTTCTGAGGCAGAGGCAGAGGATTTGATTGAACACGCCCGCAAATATGAGAAACTGGCACTGGTTCACGCGGGTCGCGGCAAAGATTTAGGCTTTTGTTAA
- a CDS encoding photosystem II protein Y, translating into MDWRVVVVLAPVILAGSWAVFNIGAAALRQVRTFLNREA; encoded by the coding sequence ATGGATTGGCGTGTCGTAGTTGTGCTGGCTCCGGTGATTCTTGCAGGTAGCTGGGCAGTATTCAATATCGGTGCGGCTGCCCTGAGGCAGGTTCGTACCTTCCTCAATCGTGAGGCTTAA
- a CDS encoding PD-(D/E)XK nuclease family protein, whose translation MEPQTSLEAQREAQIEIGSDKTYLRLSQAQLQTLSTCPRKFQHLYLDQLGFPPTPDEQERLTWGDRFHLLMQQYQMGLNQIGLTVNPLLDSNEQIMQRSIEALRQSAPDLFPDQVPDRFDDRPDTLRFSEHRRTLQVADYLLTVIYDLLILEDDRAQILDWKTYPRPQNTRRLEQHWQTRLYLYVLAETSHYAPDRLSMTYWYVQAGNSEMPQPQSCQFSYSIAQHQRTQKDLRQSLDRLTKWLAAYDHGELLPQTTAKTPCQSCSFALRCQRESDRAAQEFPALADIKEVSL comes from the coding sequence ATGGAGCCACAGACCTCGCTAGAAGCCCAAAGAGAAGCCCAGATAGAAATCGGTTCAGATAAAACCTATCTGCGTCTATCCCAGGCACAGCTTCAGACCCTATCGACCTGTCCGCGCAAATTTCAGCATCTTTACCTCGACCAGCTTGGCTTTCCGCCCACTCCCGACGAACAGGAGCGACTGACCTGGGGCGATCGCTTTCACCTGTTAATGCAGCAGTACCAGATGGGTCTGAATCAGATCGGTCTAACGGTGAACCCTCTGCTGGACAGCAACGAGCAAATCATGCAGCGATCGATCGAGGCACTGCGCCAATCTGCCCCTGATCTGTTTCCCGATCAAGTTCCCGATCGATTTGACGATCGCCCCGATACCCTACGCTTCAGCGAACATCGCCGTACCCTGCAAGTGGCAGACTACCTGCTGACAGTAATTTACGATCTGCTGATTTTGGAGGACGATCGCGCCCAGATCCTCGACTGGAAGACCTATCCGCGTCCACAGAACACCCGCCGCCTGGAACAGCATTGGCAAACCCGCCTCTACTTATACGTGCTGGCAGAAACAAGCCACTACGCGCCCGATCGCCTTTCAATGACCTACTGGTACGTGCAGGCAGGCAATTCTGAGATGCCCCAGCCCCAGTCGTGCCAATTCTCCTACTCGATCGCCCAGCACCAGCGCACCCAAAAGGATCTGCGCCAGTCCCTCGATCGCCTGACAAAATGGCTAGCGGCATACGATCACGGCGAACTCCTGCCCCAAACCACTGCCAAAACTCCCTGCCAAAGCTGCTCCTTTGCCCTGCGCTGCCAACGAGAATCCGATCGGGCGGCTCAGGAATTTCCGGCACTGGCGGATATTAAGGAAGTGAGTTTGTAG
- a CDS encoding PAP/fibrillin family protein: protein MFGKAALLEAIAGKNRGILATETDRQAIQAAIVRLEERNPTPEPLQATELLDGNWRLLYTTSQELLRIDLLPLFKLGQIYQYVRTATAQIYNIAEISGVPYLEGFVSVAARFEPFPDESLSQRRVKVNFERSILGLQRLVNYQSPEAFIEQIDSGKKFTAIDFPITQREQKGWLEITYLDEDLRIGRGNEGNVFVLTKVK from the coding sequence ATGTTTGGCAAAGCTGCCCTGCTGGAAGCAATCGCCGGAAAAAATCGCGGCATCCTGGCAACCGAAACCGATCGGCAGGCAATTCAGGCAGCGATCGTCCGACTGGAGGAGCGTAATCCCACTCCGGAACCGCTTCAGGCAACAGAACTCCTGGATGGCAACTGGCGACTGCTCTACACCACCAGCCAGGAACTTTTACGGATTGATTTGCTGCCCTTGTTTAAGCTTGGACAAATTTATCAATATGTTCGCACTGCCACTGCCCAGATCTACAACATTGCCGAAATTTCCGGTGTGCCCTATCTGGAGGGATTCGTCAGCGTTGCCGCCCGGTTTGAGCCATTCCCTGATGAGTCCCTGTCCCAACGCCGTGTGAAAGTTAACTTTGAGCGATCGATCCTGGGACTCCAGCGATTGGTCAACTACCAGTCCCCCGAAGCGTTTATTGAGCAGATTGACTCCGGCAAGAAATTCACGGCGATCGACTTCCCAATCACGCAGCGGGAGCAAAAGGGTTGGCTGGAAATTACCTACCTGGACGAGGATTTGCGAATCGGACGGGGAAATGAGGGTAATGTATTTGTACTGACGAAGGTGAAATAA
- a CDS encoding DUF3134 domain-containing protein: MRNPALHEVPRDQPAPVIPLQRDASILDWLESSGRLLSRDGSDYDYRDDEEEINELMAGEDNSFDLDDDDDDVLDLDD, translated from the coding sequence ATGCGTAATCCAGCACTGCACGAAGTTCCGCGCGATCAGCCCGCTCCGGTGATTCCGCTCCAGCGGGATGCCTCGATTCTGGACTGGCTTGAAAGCTCAGGTCGGCTGCTGTCTCGCGACGGGTCTGACTACGACTACCGCGATGACGAAGAGGAAATCAACGAACTCATGGCAGGCGAGGACAATTCCTTCGACCTGGATGACGACGATGACGATGTGCTTGACCTGGACGACTAA
- the mraY gene encoding phospho-N-acetylmuramoyl-pentapeptide-transferase produces the protein MDAKLIPDRPIGLGGYRTFLTLCSGLGAAALILDSFAGRAFLSQESLILPLVVSLLVAGALGYWAVPMLRALKAGQIIRQEGPQAHLKKAGTPTMGGLFFIPAAVLLALIWTGFNANVMAVSALTLSYAAIGWYDDWQILSKKSNKGISPRMKLALQVSFGGLFCLWAMLTQSATISTIALPLGWTLPLGLLFFPLAWFVLVAESNATNLTDGLDGLAGGTGSIALLGLAALITPNSPELATFCACLSGGCLGFLVHNHHPARVFMGDTGSLALGGALAAVAILTNSLFGLFLLSGVFFAETLSVIAQVSYYKATKDANGIGKRLLKMSPLHHHFELSGWTENQVVGRFYLAGAGLAIVCLLLLQ, from the coding sequence GTGGACGCGAAATTAATTCCCGATAGACCGATTGGTCTGGGAGGCTACCGAACCTTTTTGACCCTCTGTTCTGGACTCGGTGCTGCCGCACTAATTCTGGATAGCTTCGCAGGACGAGCATTTCTCTCACAGGAAAGCCTGATTCTGCCGCTGGTAGTTTCTTTGTTAGTGGCAGGTGCGCTGGGCTACTGGGCGGTGCCAATGCTGCGTGCCCTCAAAGCCGGACAGATTATTCGTCAGGAAGGTCCGCAGGCACATCTCAAGAAGGCAGGAACCCCCACAATGGGCGGTTTGTTCTTCATTCCGGCAGCGGTTCTGCTGGCTCTGATTTGGACAGGGTTTAACGCTAACGTCATGGCGGTTTCTGCGCTGACCCTTTCCTATGCGGCGATCGGCTGGTACGACGACTGGCAGATCCTCAGCAAGAAATCGAATAAAGGCATTTCCCCCCGCATGAAGCTGGCGCTGCAAGTTAGCTTTGGTGGGTTGTTTTGTCTCTGGGCAATGCTGACCCAATCGGCAACCATTTCAACCATCGCTTTACCGCTGGGCTGGACGCTGCCCCTGGGACTGCTGTTCTTCCCGCTTGCCTGGTTTGTGCTGGTAGCAGAAAGCAACGCTACGAACCTGACAGACGGATTAGACGGACTCGCAGGCGGCACGGGATCGATCGCCCTCTTGGGCTTGGCGGCTCTAATTACACCCAATTCTCCGGAACTGGCAACCTTTTGTGCCTGTCTAAGTGGCGGTTGTCTGGGCTTCCTGGTGCATAATCACCATCCGGCACGGGTGTTCATGGGCGACACGGGATCGCTGGCACTGGGCGGCGCACTCGCAGCCGTAGCCATCCTGACGAATTCCCTCTTTGGTTTGTTCCTGCTTAGCGGCGTGTTTTTTGCTGAAACCCTCTCGGTGATCGCGCAGGTGTCCTACTACAAAGCCACGAAGGATGCGAATGGGATTGGTAAGCGTCTGCTAAAGATGTCTCCACTGCACCACCACTTCGAGCTTTCCGGCTGGACAGAGAATCAGGTCGTCGGGCGGTTTTATCTCGCGGGTGCGGGACTGGCGATCGTTTGTCTACTACTGCTGCAATAG
- a CDS encoding 5-formyltetrahydrofolate cyclo-ligase, translating to MPNEPIQSDRQSDRQDQQTEWGGYDPAKDELRSQIWTALKQQGICRRDPIGHIPNFQGAIEAAERLATLPVWQQAKVIKCNPDAPHIPVRLKALQEDKRLYMAVPRLTNRRCFVELTAEALEAKGIDLAEVAIARNALRCGRFVSFEEMEPIDLVTVGCVAVARSGGRTGKGAGFADLELAMLKRFGLVQDNTPIVTTVHSLQIVPDDRLPMQSHDWAVNWIVTPDEAIETQVAFPRPSGLMWERIRPEQYKKIPILRKLREEGIDNES from the coding sequence ATGCCTAACGAACCTATCCAATCCGATCGCCAATCCGATCGCCAAGACCAACAAACAGAATGGGGCGGCTACGATCCCGCTAAAGATGAACTCCGATCGCAGATCTGGACAGCCTTGAAACAGCAGGGAATCTGTCGGCGTGATCCCATTGGGCATATTCCGAACTTTCAAGGGGCGATCGAAGCGGCAGAACGATTAGCAACCCTTCCCGTTTGGCAGCAGGCGAAAGTAATTAAATGTAACCCAGACGCACCCCATATTCCCGTGAGGCTAAAGGCACTCCAGGAGGACAAACGGCTTTATATGGCAGTTCCACGCCTGACGAATCGCCGCTGTTTTGTGGAGCTTACGGCAGAGGCACTGGAGGCTAAAGGAATTGATTTGGCAGAGGTAGCGATCGCCCGCAATGCCCTGAGATGCGGCAGGTTTGTCAGCTTTGAGGAAATGGAGCCGATCGATCTGGTAACGGTGGGCTGTGTGGCGGTAGCACGATCGGGCGGACGCACGGGAAAGGGAGCAGGTTTTGCGGATCTGGAGCTGGCAATGCTGAAGCGGTTTGGCTTAGTGCAGGACAATACACCGATCGTGACAACAGTTCATTCGCTGCAAATTGTGCCGGACGATCGATTACCTATGCAGTCCCACGACTGGGCGGTTAACTGGATTGTGACGCCCGACGAGGCGATCGAAACTCAGGTAGCTTTCCCCCGTCCATCCGGACTGATGTGGGAGCGAATTCGCCCGGAACAGTACAAAAAAATCCCCATCCTTCGGAAGCTTCGCGAAGAGGGGATCGACAATGAATCGTAA
- the aqpZ gene encoding aquaporin Z yields the protein MTLAKRCIAEFMGTFWLVFGGCGSAVFAATFTGADLGNGVKFPLGIGFVGVSLAFGLTVLTMAYAIGHISGCHLNPAVSFGLWAGKRFPGSELLPYIVAQVLGGILAGGLIYLIASGAPGFALTGSNPLATNGFGEHSPGGYGFLACLIAEVVLTFIFLMVILGVTDERAPQGFAPVAIGLCLTLIHLISIPITNTSVNPARSTGVALFAGAELFSQVWLFWLAPIVGALIAGWVYHAIFSAPRLEEIGRVRETV from the coding sequence AATTCATGGGCACTTTTTGGCTCGTGTTTGGCGGCTGTGGCAGTGCTGTTTTCGCCGCAACATTCACGGGAGCCGACCTGGGCAACGGTGTGAAGTTTCCCCTTGGTATTGGCTTTGTAGGCGTTTCCCTCGCCTTTGGTTTGACTGTGCTGACCATGGCTTATGCGATCGGTCATATTTCTGGCTGTCACCTCAACCCGGCAGTCTCTTTTGGCTTGTGGGCAGGGAAGCGCTTCCCCGGTTCTGAACTGCTGCCCTACATCGTTGCTCAAGTGCTGGGTGGAATCCTGGCGGGTGGCTTAATCTACCTGATTGCCAGCGGTGCCCCTGGATTTGCCCTCACTGGGTCTAATCCTCTGGCAACGAATGGATTCGGAGAGCATTCTCCCGGTGGCTATGGCTTCCTCGCCTGCCTGATTGCCGAAGTCGTATTGACCTTCATCTTCCTGATGGTCATTCTCGGTGTAACGGACGAGCGGGCACCTCAGGGATTTGCTCCAGTGGCGATCGGTCTGTGCCTGACGCTGATTCACCTGATCAGCATTCCCATCACCAATACTTCTGTAAATCCGGCTCGTAGCACGGGCGTTGCTCTATTTGCGGGTGCAGAACTGTTTAGCCAGGTGTGGCTGTTCTGGCTGGCTCCGATCGTGGGTGCATTGATTGCTGGCTGGGTGTATCACGCAATCTTCAGTGCGCCGCGTCTGGAAGAAATTGGTCGTGTTCGGGAAACGGTCTAG